A part of Curtobacterium sp. MCLR17_036 genomic DNA contains:
- a CDS encoding MFS transporter, which translates to MSATTRLERDGGTATARPTRIRWAIVVLLFVFYTINSVDRSALSVALPFISEDFHVSGTVQGIILSSFFWSYCLLQIPGGLTVDRFGPRTVIGIASVVWGSFMAVAGFAANAVMLVLSRIGLGAFEAPFMPAASTLVSKWMPPRKRASGVTLIDSGAPLGAAVGGLLVAWLIGATGSWRVSFVIIGVATVLFGIGAWAYLRNRPAEHRSVNAAEIALIEQAEDEQQDRPGVSRANVVAMVIGRLAWAMVFWGLVTWGPSYLSAARGLDLSALGFATFLIFLCGAVGEILSGFLADRLQRRFSRNVAFKLLFGGSGALSLAALVALPFVSDAGIAIALLCVGVFCNLFGGLYWTIPSMLAKPSNVGVVGGVMNFAGTAAGIIVPIAAGVLLDLTGGYTAVLVFLAVAAAVYLVGSLSINFAGNARTGAARA; encoded by the coding sequence ATGAGCGCCACCACGCGGCTCGAGCGCGACGGCGGCACCGCCACCGCACGGCCGACCCGCATCCGCTGGGCGATCGTGGTCCTGCTCTTCGTCTTCTACACGATCAACAGCGTCGACCGCAGCGCCCTCAGCGTGGCGCTGCCCTTCATCAGCGAGGACTTCCACGTCTCCGGCACGGTGCAGGGCATCATCCTCAGCTCGTTCTTCTGGTCGTACTGCCTGCTCCAGATCCCCGGTGGCCTGACGGTCGACCGGTTCGGCCCGCGCACCGTCATCGGGATCGCCTCGGTCGTCTGGGGATCGTTCATGGCGGTCGCCGGCTTCGCGGCCAACGCCGTCATGCTCGTGCTCTCGCGCATCGGTCTCGGCGCGTTCGAGGCGCCGTTCATGCCGGCCGCGTCGACCCTGGTGTCGAAGTGGATGCCGCCGCGGAAGCGGGCGAGCGGGGTCACCCTGATCGACAGCGGCGCTCCGCTCGGCGCCGCGGTCGGCGGGCTCCTCGTCGCCTGGCTGATCGGGGCCACCGGGTCGTGGCGCGTCTCCTTCGTCATCATCGGTGTGGCCACCGTGCTGTTCGGGATCGGTGCGTGGGCCTACCTGCGCAACCGGCCGGCCGAGCACCGCTCCGTGAACGCGGCCGAGATCGCCCTCATCGAGCAGGCCGAGGACGAGCAGCAGGACCGCCCCGGCGTGAGCCGCGCCAACGTCGTCGCGATGGTCATCGGTCGTCTCGCGTGGGCGATGGTGTTCTGGGGCCTGGTCACGTGGGGGCCGAGCTACCTGTCCGCGGCCCGTGGCCTCGACCTGTCGGCGCTCGGCTTCGCGACCTTCCTCATCTTCCTCTGCGGCGCGGTCGGCGAGATCCTCAGCGGGTTCCTGGCCGACCGGCTGCAGCGCCGGTTCAGCCGGAACGTCGCGTTCAAGCTGCTCTTCGGCGGGTCCGGCGCCCTGAGCCTCGCCGCACTGGTCGCCCTGCCGTTCGTCAGCGACGCCGGCATCGCCATCGCACTGCTCTGCGTCGGGGTGTTCTGCAACCTGTTCGGCGGCCTCTACTGGACCATCCCCTCGATGCTCGCCAAGCCGAGCAACGTCGGCGTCGTCGGCGGCGTGATGAACTTCGCCGGCACCGCCGCGGGCATCATCGTGCCGATCGCCGCCGGCGTGCTGCTCGACCTGACCGGCGGCTACACCGCGGTGCTCGTGTTCCTCGCGGTCGCGGCGGCCGTCTACCTGGTCGGCTCGCTCTCCATCAACTTCGCCGGGAACGCCCGGACGGGTGCGGCCCGTGCCTGA
- a CDS encoding MarR family transcriptional regulator, whose translation MPEIDPLTTAWSDDEVAVMHALRDWAVTFDELNRHLSTWMHLPVSDANALGQVVWAEQAGEPISPAQLARRIGMTSGATTVLVDRLVTAGHVERHRESTDRRRVTLRATEAARAENGRFLAFAGTEIATALVAIDPEEARLVTAFLARMTEAAATANTRLVRYGKDTGQR comes from the coding sequence ATGCCCGAGATCGACCCGCTCACCACGGCCTGGTCCGACGACGAGGTCGCCGTCATGCACGCGCTGCGCGACTGGGCCGTCACCTTCGACGAGCTGAACCGGCACCTGTCGACCTGGATGCACCTGCCGGTGTCCGACGCGAACGCCCTCGGCCAGGTCGTGTGGGCCGAGCAGGCCGGCGAACCGATCTCGCCGGCGCAGCTCGCTCGGCGCATCGGCATGACCTCCGGCGCCACGACCGTGCTCGTCGACCGACTCGTCACCGCCGGCCACGTCGAGCGACACCGCGAGAGCACCGACCGCCGCCGCGTGACGCTCCGCGCCACCGAGGCGGCCCGAGCCGAGAACGGCCGGTTCCTCGCCTTCGCCGGCACCGAGATCGCCACCGCGCTCGTCGCGATCGACCCGGAGGAGGCACGCCTGGTGACGGCGTTCCTCGCCCGCATGACCGAGGCGGCCGCCACCGCGAACACCCGACTCGTCCGGTACGGCAAGGACACCGGTCAGCGCTGA
- a CDS encoding homoserine dehydrogenase, translating into MTIQQPTGAQTRVALTGARGGYGRTLLAQLRNVADMTPTVLVDPDVDGVRAMLDDLAVTDVAVVPDLVDVDWSAVDVLVEATGRVAAGVAYAEAAIAHGVHVVMVSKEVETVAGVALAATAAAAGVRYLPGDGDQPANLVRLVAWVERVGLEVVALGKSGEYDLVFDPAAGTVTQVDERIDAPGMAELLALGDDLHATLDARARLVAPLKRRAAADHCEMTVVAQYTGYTADREDLHYPVVRTAELADVYAARADGGITGRPGSLDVFSMLRLPDEASFGGGVFVVVRTGDPETWTLLAGKGHVVSRDGRYACVFWPYHLMGVETPLTIAAAVEDTATTPVPSQSSVLAGRTAAPVAAGTVFRVAGHHHEVSGIDPVLLSAAEAAEGTAPFYLLGGARLVRDLPAGHLLTFDDLEDVDPTGRRLFDQARAAYQGTVR; encoded by the coding sequence ATGACGATCCAGCAGCCGACCGGCGCGCAGACCCGTGTGGCACTGACCGGAGCACGCGGCGGGTACGGGCGCACGCTCCTGGCACAGCTCCGGAACGTCGCGGACATGACGCCCACTGTGCTCGTCGACCCGGACGTCGACGGCGTCCGCGCGATGCTCGACGACCTCGCCGTCACCGACGTCGCCGTCGTGCCGGACCTGGTCGACGTCGACTGGAGCGCCGTCGACGTGCTCGTCGAGGCCACCGGACGCGTCGCCGCGGGCGTCGCGTACGCCGAGGCGGCGATCGCGCACGGCGTGCACGTGGTGATGGTGAGCAAGGAGGTCGAGACGGTCGCCGGTGTCGCGCTCGCCGCGACCGCCGCTGCCGCCGGCGTCCGGTACCTGCCCGGGGACGGCGACCAGCCCGCGAACCTGGTCCGCCTGGTCGCCTGGGTCGAGCGGGTCGGTCTCGAGGTCGTCGCGCTCGGCAAGTCCGGCGAGTACGACCTGGTCTTCGACCCCGCCGCGGGTACGGTGACCCAGGTCGACGAGCGCATCGACGCGCCCGGCATGGCCGAGCTCCTCGCGCTCGGCGACGACCTGCACGCGACCCTCGACGCCCGGGCACGGCTCGTCGCGCCGCTCAAGCGCCGGGCCGCGGCGGACCACTGCGAGATGACGGTCGTCGCGCAGTACACCGGGTACACCGCCGACCGCGAGGACCTGCACTACCCGGTCGTCCGCACGGCCGAGCTCGCCGACGTGTACGCCGCCCGCGCCGACGGCGGGATCACGGGCCGTCCCGGCAGCCTCGACGTCTTCTCGATGCTCCGTCTGCCGGACGAGGCCAGCTTCGGCGGCGGCGTGTTCGTCGTGGTGCGCACGGGCGACCCCGAGACGTGGACGCTGCTGGCCGGCAAGGGGCACGTCGTCAGCCGCGACGGCCGCTACGCCTGCGTGTTCTGGCCGTACCACCTGATGGGCGTGGAGACCCCGCTCACCATCGCGGCCGCGGTCGAGGACACCGCCACGACCCCGGTGCCGAGCCAGTCGTCGGTGCTCGCCGGCCGGACCGCCGCGCCCGTCGCCGCGGGGACGGTGTTCCGGGTCGCCGGGCACCACCACGAGGTGTCCGGCATCGACCCCGTGCTGCTGTCCGCCGCCGAGGCGGCCGAGGGCACGGCCCCGTTCTACCTGCTCGGCGGCGCGCGCCTGGTGCGCGACCTGCCCGCCGGGCACCTGCTGACCTTCGACGACCTCGAGGACGTCGACCCGACCGGCCGCCGCCTGTTCGACCAGGCCCGCGCCGCGTACCAGGGGACCGTCCGATGA
- a CDS encoding class II aldolase/adducin family protein: MTTDDDWTTAVTAVLAATGRRLAAAGLSPGSSGNISVVRDGRVAMTGTGTDLGDLRTEDVAELTLDGVHVAGPRPSKEVAMHLAMYARNAGHGACVHVHSPFAVAASCLAPWSSTSAVPPITPYFVMRVGQTPLIPYRAPGDPEIGALIRDEPVPSRAVLLANHGQVVSGTDVDDALAAAIELEEACRIAVLTAGHDRRLLSDAQAHELAERSGTPWTPRGSDPGTPLQ, encoded by the coding sequence ATGACCACCGACGACGACTGGACCACCGCGGTCACCGCGGTCCTCGCCGCGACCGGCAGACGCCTCGCCGCCGCCGGGCTGAGCCCGGGCAGCTCCGGCAACATCAGCGTCGTCCGCGACGGCCGCGTCGCGATGACCGGCACCGGTACCGATCTCGGCGACCTGCGCACCGAGGACGTCGCGGAGCTCACCCTCGACGGCGTGCACGTCGCCGGCCCCCGTCCGTCGAAGGAGGTCGCCATGCACCTCGCGATGTACGCCAGGAACGCCGGACACGGTGCGTGTGTCCACGTGCACTCGCCGTTCGCGGTCGCCGCGTCGTGCCTGGCCCCCTGGTCGTCGACGAGCGCCGTGCCACCGATCACCCCGTACTTCGTGATGCGCGTCGGGCAGACCCCGCTCATCCCCTACCGCGCCCCCGGCGACCCCGAGATCGGCGCGCTCATCCGGGACGAACCGGTGCCCTCCCGAGCCGTCCTGCTGGCGAACCACGGGCAGGTCGTGAGCGGGACCGACGTCGACGACGCCCTGGCTGCCGCGATCGAGCTCGAGGAGGCGTGCCGCATCGCGGTGCTCACCGCCGGTCACGACCGCCGGCTGCTCAGCGACGCCCAGGCGCACGAGCTCGCCGAGCGGTCCGGGACCCCCTGGACGCCGCGCGGATCGGACCCCGGCACGCCGCTACAGTGA
- the otnK gene encoding 3-oxo-tetronate kinase yields the protein MATMGVIADDFTGATDIATAYAARGYRTEVLTGRTAAAAPEADVVVIALKTRTAPVETAVTESLAAHDRLVAAGHTRFTVKYCSTFDSTDRGNIGPVLDALVQRTGASRCVVVPAFPANGRTTYQGHLFVGSDLLEHSSMRHHPLTPMTRSRIVDLLVPQTSRSVDEVHLAVVRQGAAAVRAALDAADAQYLVVDAVDDEDLGVIAAATADDVLRSGGSGLAIGTAPGGSDTATAFVAAPGRRLVVCGSASARTREQIAAAAAAGSPTRRLDVARLATDPEGEVADTLTWLTDQPEGSAPVVFSVGDPDDVSDDAASSARIEHALSEVVAQAVPLGFTRCIVAGGETSGAVVSRLGIERLTVGAVIAPGVCWAEGATSAGERIAIALKSGNFGAPDMYTTAWEALA from the coding sequence ATGGCAACGATGGGCGTCATCGCCGACGACTTCACCGGGGCGACCGACATCGCGACGGCCTACGCCGCACGGGGGTACCGGACGGAGGTGCTGACCGGTCGCACCGCTGCCGCCGCCCCCGAGGCGGACGTCGTCGTCATCGCGCTGAAGACGCGCACGGCCCCGGTCGAGACCGCCGTCACCGAGAGCCTCGCCGCCCACGACCGGCTGGTCGCCGCCGGCCACACCCGCTTCACCGTGAAGTACTGCTCGACCTTCGACTCGACCGACCGCGGCAACATCGGGCCGGTGCTCGACGCCCTGGTGCAGCGCACCGGGGCGTCCCGGTGCGTCGTCGTCCCGGCCTTCCCCGCCAACGGCCGCACCACCTACCAGGGGCACCTCTTCGTCGGGTCCGACCTGCTCGAGCACTCGTCGATGCGGCACCACCCGCTCACCCCGATGACCCGGTCGCGCATCGTCGACCTGCTCGTGCCGCAGACGAGCCGCTCCGTCGACGAGGTGCACCTCGCCGTCGTCCGGCAGGGCGCCGCAGCGGTCCGCGCCGCACTCGACGCGGCGGACGCCCAGTACCTCGTGGTCGACGCCGTCGACGACGAGGACCTCGGCGTGATCGCCGCCGCGACCGCGGACGACGTGCTGCGCTCCGGCGGCTCCGGGCTCGCGATCGGCACCGCCCCCGGCGGCTCCGACACGGCCACCGCGTTCGTGGCTGCGCCGGGCCGACGGCTCGTGGTCTGCGGCAGCGCCTCCGCGCGGACCCGCGAGCAGATCGCCGCGGCGGCCGCCGCCGGCTCCCCCACCCGTCGGCTGGACGTCGCGCGCCTCGCCACCGACCCGGAGGGCGAGGTCGCGGACACCCTCACCTGGTTGACCGACCAGCCGGAGGGCAGCGCGCCCGTCGTCTTCAGCGTCGGCGACCCGGACGACGTCTCCGACGACGCCGCCAGCTCCGCCCGCATCGAGCACGCACTGTCCGAGGTCGTCGCGCAGGCCGTCCCGCTCGGCTTCACCCGGTGCATCGTCGCCGGCGGCGAGACCTCGGGCGCCGTCGTCTCGCGGCTCGGCATCGAGCGGCTGACCGTCGGCGCGGTCATCGCGCCCGGGGTGTGCTGGGCCGAGGGCGCCACCTCGGCCGGCGAGCGGATCGCGATCGCGCTGAAGTCCGGGAACTTCGGGGCGCCGGACATGTACACGACCGCGTGGGAGGCCCTCGCATGA
- a CDS encoding amidohydrolase family protein yields the protein MPDPGYRGPVIDAHHHLWDLSDDRYPWLRPDVLVPHRYGDYTAVKHDYRPEDLLRDAAGQHLVATVTMEAEWDPEDPVGETRFLERTASASGVPGAMAAQARLDAEDVAEVLAEQASHPSVRSIRHKPGGPARLEQVGSGRTRMSDPRWRAGYALLATHGLHFELQTPWWNLHEAAELAADHPETLVVVNHAGVLLDHRSETVAGWRDAVTTVAQLPNVVVKASGLCTEDDGWDPVANREVVRTLVSTFGADRVMFGSNFPVDGMFTTYAAMLDGLRSILADLPDADQRAVFHDTADRVYRPARIPEERRP from the coding sequence GTGCCTGACCCCGGGTACCGCGGTCCGGTCATCGACGCGCACCACCACCTGTGGGACCTGTCCGACGACCGGTACCCGTGGCTCCGGCCCGACGTGCTCGTGCCGCACCGGTACGGCGACTACACGGCGGTGAAGCACGACTACCGCCCCGAGGACCTGCTGCGCGACGCGGCTGGTCAGCACCTCGTCGCCACCGTCACGATGGAGGCCGAGTGGGACCCGGAGGACCCGGTGGGCGAGACCCGGTTCCTCGAGCGGACGGCGTCCGCGTCCGGGGTCCCCGGCGCGATGGCCGCGCAGGCGCGGCTCGACGCCGAGGACGTCGCCGAGGTGCTCGCCGAGCAGGCGTCGCACCCGTCGGTCCGGAGCATCCGGCACAAGCCGGGAGGCCCGGCCCGCCTCGAGCAGGTCGGCTCCGGTCGCACCCGCATGAGCGACCCCCGCTGGCGTGCGGGCTACGCGCTGCTCGCGACCCACGGACTGCACTTCGAACTCCAGACGCCGTGGTGGAACCTGCACGAGGCCGCCGAGCTCGCCGCGGACCACCCGGAGACGCTCGTCGTCGTGAACCACGCCGGGGTCCTGCTCGACCACCGATCGGAGACCGTCGCGGGGTGGCGTGACGCCGTGACCACCGTCGCGCAGCTGCCGAACGTCGTGGTGAAGGCCTCCGGCCTGTGCACCGAGGACGACGGCTGGGACCCGGTGGCCAACCGCGAGGTCGTCCGCACCCTCGTCAGCACCTTCGGCGCCGACCGCGTGATGTTCGGCAGCAACTTCCCGGTCGACGGCATGTTCACCACCTACGCGGCGATGCTCGACGGTCTCCGGTCGATCCTCGCCGACCTGCCCGACGCCGACCAGCGCGCGGTGTTCCACGACACGGCTGACCGCGTCTACCGGCCCGCCCGCATCCCCGAGGAGCGACGACCATGA
- a CDS encoding MarR family winged helix-turn-helix transcriptional regulator, translating into MATPEAAPSDAVAQDTDAALDRLERRFAVLYAAYRQRFRDQSAAVDPALQPSGYRTLVEIVLGGPVAAGELADALGFDKSVLSRQLHHLESLGLVARDRDPADRRSIIISPTAEAITRVDRVRRDARDAFRNRLGAWSPEEVDELDRLLGNLL; encoded by the coding sequence GTGGCCACCCCCGAAGCAGCCCCGAGCGACGCGGTCGCACAGGACACCGACGCCGCGCTCGACCGGCTCGAGCGACGGTTCGCCGTCCTCTACGCTGCGTACCGACAACGGTTCCGCGACCAGTCGGCCGCGGTCGACCCGGCGCTCCAGCCGTCCGGCTACCGCACACTCGTCGAGATCGTCCTGGGCGGGCCGGTCGCTGCCGGTGAGCTCGCCGACGCCCTCGGCTTCGACAAGAGCGTCCTGAGCCGGCAGCTGCACCACCTCGAGTCGCTCGGCCTCGTCGCGCGTGACCGCGACCCCGCCGACCGACGGTCGATCATCATCAGCCCGACCGCCGAGGCGATCACGCGCGTCGACCGCGTCCGCCGGGACGCCCGCGACGCGTTCCGGAACCGCCTCGGCGCGTGGTCGCCGGAGGAGGTCGACGAACTCGACCGGCTCCTCGGCAACTTGCTGTGA
- a CDS encoding DeoR/GlpR family DNA-binding transcription regulator, which yields MSATEPSSEPPLIPEQRRDRIVRHLRQDSVLSYRQLAALLGVSHMTVRRDIAELEEQGRVIATQGGAKSVARVATEPPRTEKSTTEVREKDAVAARAAGMVRESMTVYLDAGTTVQAMRPHLDHLHDLTIVTNDLVIAASYLDHPTIEVIVVGGRLDKQNQSTVGRLPSIVLAELSIDIAFLSTSSWDLRRGVTIPSESKVEPKQAAARAASTTVLVATSSKYGTFGRYRVMGLDALTTVVTDAGLPRAEADAVERDGGTTVLRVPIGPAGP from the coding sequence ATGTCCGCGACCGAACCGTCGTCCGAGCCACCCCTGATCCCGGAGCAGCGCCGTGACCGCATCGTCCGGCACCTCCGGCAGGACTCGGTGCTGAGCTACCGGCAGCTCGCCGCGCTGCTCGGCGTGAGCCACATGACGGTGCGCCGCGACATCGCCGAGCTCGAGGAACAGGGGCGGGTCATCGCGACCCAGGGCGGCGCCAAGAGCGTCGCCCGCGTGGCCACCGAGCCCCCGCGCACCGAGAAGTCCACGACCGAGGTCCGAGAGAAGGACGCCGTCGCCGCCCGGGCGGCGGGCATGGTCCGGGAGTCGATGACCGTCTACCTCGACGCCGGCACCACCGTGCAGGCGATGCGACCGCACCTCGACCACCTGCACGACCTGACCATCGTGACGAACGACCTCGTCATCGCCGCCTCGTACCTCGACCACCCGACGATCGAGGTGATCGTGGTCGGTGGTCGCCTGGACAAGCAGAACCAGTCGACCGTCGGTCGGCTGCCGTCGATCGTCCTCGCCGAGCTCTCCATCGACATCGCGTTCCTCAGCACGAGCTCCTGGGACCTGCGCCGCGGCGTGACCATCCCGTCGGAGTCGAAGGTCGAGCCGAAGCAGGCGGCGGCGCGGGCCGCCTCGACCACGGTGCTCGTCGCGACGAGCTCGAAGTACGGCACGTTCGGCCGGTACCGGGTGATGGGGCTCGACGCCCTGACGACCGTCGTGACCGATGCCGGCCTGCCGCGCGCCGAGGCCGACGCGGTCGAGCGGGACGGCGGCACGACCGTGCTGCGCGTCCCGATCGGCCCCGCCGGCCCCTGA
- a CDS encoding MDR family MFS transporter, whose amino-acid sequence MSQRQVLEALSGLLLGMFVAILASTVVSTSLPKIIGDLGGGESAYTWVVTSTLLATTVSTPVWGKLADLFNRKLLIQLSLGIFVLGSALAGFSENPGTLITFRVVQGLGAGGLTALSQIILADIISPRERGKYSGYFGAVMAVGTVGGPLIGGLLTDTLGWRWNFFVGVPFAVAAIILLQVTLKLVAQPKRAVSIDYLGITTIGGGVSLLLIWITLAGKNFEWVSPTSFVMVIGAAVLLAASVFIELRATEPIIPMTLFRNRTFTMSVIGSIAVGIAMFGATVYLAQYMQLARGATPTESGLLTIPMIAGLLVSSTVGGALVTKTGKWKPIMVTGSVALVVGLALMGTLRYDTAYVLVAVFMLVMGAGVGLVMQNLVLVVQNTTEPRNIGAASAGVAFFRSLGGAIGVSVLGTVLGTRVSDLIADEQDALTKAITALGARGTDVAQELSSGSIPAVRQLPSGVRQIIESAYGQGVADVFLIAAPIAILLVLAIVFMPNTALTTKTVAERSTDDGPLGGSAQDVAGIGTVTGSTPVVQSDDAQSRTTSTSRRP is encoded by the coding sequence ATGTCCCAGCGCCAGGTGCTCGAAGCGCTGTCCGGGCTGCTGCTGGGCATGTTCGTCGCGATCCTCGCATCGACCGTGGTCAGCACCTCGCTGCCGAAGATCATCGGCGACCTGGGCGGCGGCGAGAGCGCCTACACCTGGGTGGTCACGTCCACGCTCCTCGCGACCACCGTGTCGACGCCGGTCTGGGGCAAGCTCGCCGATCTCTTCAACCGCAAGCTGCTCATCCAGCTCTCCCTGGGCATCTTCGTCCTCGGGTCGGCCCTCGCCGGCTTCTCGGAGAACCCGGGCACCCTCATCACGTTCCGCGTCGTGCAGGGCCTGGGCGCCGGCGGACTGACGGCGCTCAGCCAGATCATCCTCGCCGACATCATCAGCCCGCGTGAGCGCGGCAAGTACAGCGGCTACTTCGGCGCCGTGATGGCCGTCGGCACCGTCGGCGGACCGCTCATCGGTGGCCTGCTCACCGACACGCTCGGATGGCGCTGGAACTTCTTCGTCGGCGTCCCGTTCGCCGTCGCCGCGATCATCCTGCTGCAGGTCACGCTGAAGCTCGTCGCACAGCCGAAGCGCGCGGTCTCGATCGACTACCTCGGCATCACGACCATCGGCGGCGGGGTCTCGCTGCTGCTCATCTGGATCACCCTCGCCGGCAAGAACTTCGAGTGGGTCTCGCCGACCTCGTTCGTCATGGTCATCGGCGCCGCCGTGCTCCTCGCCGCCTCGGTGTTCATCGAGCTGCGGGCCACCGAGCCGATCATCCCGATGACCCTGTTCCGCAACCGCACCTTCACGATGTCGGTCATCGGCTCGATCGCGGTGGGCATCGCGATGTTCGGCGCGACGGTCTACCTGGCGCAGTACATGCAGCTCGCCCGCGGCGCGACCCCGACCGAGTCCGGCCTGCTCACCATCCCGATGATCGCCGGTCTGCTCGTCTCGTCCACCGTCGGCGGCGCCCTGGTCACGAAGACCGGCAAGTGGAAGCCGATCATGGTCACCGGATCGGTCGCCCTCGTCGTCGGCCTCGCACTCATGGGCACCCTCCGCTACGACACCGCCTACGTCCTGGTCGCCGTGTTCATGCTCGTGATGGGCGCCGGTGTCGGCCTCGTGATGCAGAACCTCGTGCTCGTCGTGCAGAACACCACCGAGCCGCGCAACATCGGTGCCGCGTCCGCCGGCGTCGCGTTCTTCCGCTCCCTCGGCGGCGCGATCGGCGTCTCCGTCCTCGGCACCGTGCTTGGCACCCGTGTCTCGGACCTGATCGCGGACGAGCAGGACGCGCTCACGAAGGCGATCACCGCCCTCGGGGCGCGGGGCACCGACGTGGCGCAGGAGCTGTCCTCCGGCAGCATCCCCGCGGTGCGCCAGCTGCCCTCCGGCGTGCGGCAGATCATCGAGTCCGCCTACGGGCAGGGCGTCGCCGACGTGTTCCTCATCGCTGCGCCGATCGCGATCCTGCTCGTCCTGGCGATCGTCTTCATGCCGAACACCGCGCTCACCACGAAGACCGTGGCGGAGCGCAGCACGGACGACGGCCCCCTCGGCGGCTCCGCGCAGGACGTCGCCGGCATCGGCACCGTCACCGGTTCGACGCCGGTGGTGCAGTCGGACGACGCGCAGTCCCGCACGACGTCGACCTCCAGGCGCCCGTGA
- a CDS encoding FAD-dependent monooxygenase, protein MTAPHAVISGASIAGLSAAWWLRRTGWSVTVVERAPRFRDGGQNVDVRGVARQVLERMGLVEAVRAVNTTETGTVLVDRDGAVRAELPSDGTDGATAELEVLRGDFARTILDALPAGVQFVYGEQIDDVDDGGLATGRVTVTTSAGRVLHADLLVVAEGVRSRTRARVFGAPGDVDTRDLGVTMAFGTIPRTEADDDRWRWYNAVEGRQVHLRPDPYGTTRAILAFAGDDEDLTGTDRDELVRRLRARYADAGWESERVLDGFASSDDLYLDVLTQVRMPSWRRGRVCVIGDAAWCVTPMGGGGASLALTSGYVLAASLSRVDTSSGPLDRQALDAALGAFDEWMRPLVDDVQGIPRGIVRFAYPQTGLGLAVRGVADKVMTSRLMRPVVARITRVADTDRPLPTIVDAERV, encoded by the coding sequence ATGACCGCACCGCACGCAGTGATCTCAGGAGCCAGCATCGCAGGACTCTCGGCCGCCTGGTGGCTCCGGCGGACCGGGTGGTCCGTCACCGTCGTCGAGCGCGCCCCGCGGTTCCGTGACGGCGGCCAGAACGTCGACGTCCGTGGCGTCGCCCGGCAGGTGCTCGAGCGGATGGGGCTCGTCGAGGCCGTCCGCGCCGTGAACACCACCGAGACCGGCACCGTGCTCGTCGACCGCGACGGCGCCGTCCGCGCCGAGCTGCCGTCCGACGGCACCGACGGGGCGACCGCCGAGCTCGAGGTCCTGCGCGGCGACTTCGCGCGGACGATCCTCGACGCCCTGCCCGCCGGCGTGCAGTTCGTGTACGGCGAGCAGATCGACGACGTCGACGACGGCGGGCTCGCGACCGGCCGGGTGACCGTCACGACGTCGGCCGGTCGGGTGCTCCACGCGGACCTGCTCGTCGTCGCCGAGGGTGTGCGCTCCCGCACCCGTGCCCGGGTCTTCGGTGCGCCCGGCGACGTGGACACCCGCGACCTCGGGGTCACCATGGCCTTCGGCACCATCCCGCGCACCGAGGCCGACGACGACCGGTGGCGCTGGTACAACGCCGTCGAGGGGCGCCAGGTGCACCTGCGACCCGACCCGTACGGCACCACCCGCGCGATCCTGGCGTTCGCGGGCGACGATGAGGACCTGACCGGGACGGACCGCGACGAACTGGTGCGTCGACTGCGTGCGCGCTACGCCGACGCCGGCTGGGAGTCCGAGCGCGTGCTCGACGGCTTCGCGTCGTCGGACGACCTGTACCTCGACGTGCTCACCCAGGTGCGCATGCCCTCGTGGCGGCGCGGGCGTGTGTGCGTGATCGGTGACGCCGCCTGGTGCGTGACGCCGATGGGCGGTGGGGGAGCGTCGCTCGCGCTCACGAGCGGGTACGTCCTCGCCGCCTCGCTCTCGCGCGTCGACACGTCGTCGGGCCCGCTCGACCGGCAGGCGCTCGACGCGGCGCTCGGTGCGTTCGACGAGTGGATGCGCCCGCTCGTCGACGACGTGCAGGGCATCCCGCGGGGGATCGTGCGCTTCGCCTACCCGCAGACCGGGCTCGGGCTGGCCGTGCGGGGCGTGGCGGACAAGGTGATGACGTCGCGGCTCATGCGGCCGGTGGTGGCGCGGATCACACGGGTCGCCGACACCGACCGTCCGCTGCCGACGATCGTCGACGCCGAGCGGGTCTGA